In the genome of Synechococcus elongatus PCC 11801, the window GCATCAGTAGTAGCTGGGCACCCGTGGCAGTAAATCGAAAAGCTCGGGCTATGGCAGGAAAGAACTTATTTTTCATGGTGTGAACCTTCGGGAATGTATCGACTTAAGTTTTTTTCGAGCAGGTCAAAGAATTTTTGGGTTGCCTAATTTGGTTTGCATCTCAACGAAAGGGAGGGGCCAGTTGGCCCCATTTTTTGTCCCTGACTGTCAACCCAATCCGTGACGACGACTCAAGGCAATCCACGTCGAACTAGCGCAAGCCTGCACAGCCTCAGCCGGTGCGTCTTGAGGCATCACCGCGCGGGCTTGTTGGTAGCAGTGGGCATAGACTTTGGCGAACAGTTCAGCGTCTGCTGCGATCGCGGCTTTGGCCTCACTGGGAATCTCTAGCGCTGCCTTGCCAAGGTTGGGAACCGCTGCAGGAATCGGTGTGGCTTGGAATCCGATCGGGCGATGGACTGGGGCGGCTGGGGGCGGTGCTGTTGGTGCGTCGATGAAATTTAGTTTCCTGCTCTTGTGCCGGCCGACTAGAAAGGTCTGCCCTTGTCCAATGCTTCCAACAGCGGGCATATCAGTCGGTGCCCAAATAGCGGCCTCTTCGCCAGTCTCTAGGCGAGCATCGACAACGAACCGTTGCCCGTATTTCGTCGTAACCTCGCGGGCTGGTTTCAGCGCTACCGCGTTCATTAGTTCCATTGCTGTTTCACCTGTTTTGAATGTGTCGAAGTAGGCGGGGCCGGTGGCGGCCCCAGAGTTTCAGGTGGGTCTAGGCGATCGTGACCCAAGTCCCGTTAGAGCGGCGGGCTTTGGTGCCGTCTGCGCTGATGGTGCGCTTAGGCAGTACCGGCAAGACTGGCTCAGTCCGACGAACAGCGCCGCAAACAGGGCAGGTGCAAGGTGCTGAAACTTGTGCAAACATGACGAAACCTTGAAATAGGTGGCTTGAGGGGCGGATTGCTGTCCAGGCGTTGCCCCTCTTGTTATTAAGAATAGGCTGTTAACAGGTAAATGTCAACTATCAGCCTAGAAAAAATACCGGTTAACATGTACATAGAGTGCTGAGGTGAGATGTGGCCTATCGCGTTATTGAGCCAGCAATGCAGGCCAAGCAATACAAGCCGATCGCGCCATTGCCTGAGGGGGCAAAGCTGGGGGGCAAAGTATTTGGGACAAGACTCCCTTCTGAAGTTGAGGCAGCATTGCAAGATATGCCTCAGGCCGATCGTGTGGCTTTGATTCGGGCTGCCATTACTGAAGCTGCTTTGAAGCATTGGCCAGCCGATCGCCCATTACCTGAATGGGCTGCAGAATTCTCACCGTCTGTTTCTGCGTCTTGAGCGAAGTCATAACGTTACGCGAGCAATCCTGTACTGAAGTCGTTATCGTTATGCGAGCCTGACTGACAATAACCATGACAGAGTCATCGACACCGTCAGCCCCACTTTCATTGGGTGATCTCGAAGCTCGCTACAGCATTGCCCGCAACACATTACGCAACCGACTGGAAGGTCTGGGCATTCAGCCGCAACAGGATGGTCGTCATCGGCTTGTCTCTGTTGACGATGTCTTACTGCTGGACGATCTAGACGCTCACCTCAAAAGCGGTGGCACTGTCGGCAGCTTCCTACGAGTTAGGGGCTTAGCGATCGCCACAGTCGAAGAGCCTGTTGATAGTGACCATGACTCTATCGATGACACTGTCAATGGCGGCAGCATCATCCCTGTAGCAAATCAGCAGGGCGGCGGTCAACTTGAATTGCTGCTCACCGCGATCGCCTCAGTCGCGCAGACTCGACCGGCAAGTCCAACAGAACGCTATGAGTTTCTTGACAAAGCTGCTTCAGCTGGCTGGTCAGTGACGACAACTGATCTACGCTGGGCAACTGCTCAAAGCACGGTGAAGGCTGGCCAGTGGCGCGACTATATATTTGAGCGTGTCGGCCGTGGGCTGTTCAAAGTGCATCACCACGCTACTGGAAAGGCTGCCAAGTCAAAGAAAGGCAAGAGCTGACAGCGACCATGACAGAGTCAATGACACTGTCTTATATCAAGACAACCGTGTCTCAACCGGCGCGATCGCCCGAATCTCGTTAGTCGGACGCTGCCAGAGCAAAACCGAGTCAGTGCAAGGATTCTAGGCTGTCTCAGTGGGGTTTCTTAGTCCAATGGCTGCAAGCTGGCCAGAATTGGCGGCTGAGAATGCAGGCTGTGACTGGGCTGGCTCGGGCTGATGCGTTGCTCTCAACAGCAGAAGGGCGAGAATTCTTCCTAATGCAATTAAGAGATTAACTAAGGTGTAGGTATATCAATCAACAACCACTCTGCCGGAGAGAAGGAAGAAATTTCTAAAACTTTATTTATAAAATTAATTTGAAGATTATTCTCTAGGTAGTCAAAAATAGAATCTAACAGGATTAATTGCTGTTCTACTCTCCACTGACCATTTCGAAATATGATGACTCCGGGATGGACTTCTGCACTTCTTGCCAAGAATAAGTAATCTTCAACATTAGCCGTGACAATAATTTGGTCATTTTCAAAAGCGCTTTGAAAAACTAGCCAGTCTGGCTTGCTACACAATCCATTGTGAGCAGCTGATTCAGCAGCATATCCTCTAGCGCTAGCCTGCCTGACTAGAGCTGGAGACAGGTTCTCATCAAAAAGGAATTTCACAAAGGGAAGTGCTTAGATTCGCTTTAGGATTAGCGGTTTGACCTTCCCTTCTCTTGGTGATACAAGCTGAGAGTACAAATGAGCTATCCGTACAGCCTCATTACTAAGATGAGGGTAGTATTCCTTAATTTCCTTAACAGAAGCTCCTTGCCTCATTTGGCCGGCAATCCACTCAACAGGAGTGCGAGTTCCCTTAAAAACTAACTGGCCAGAGCAAACTTCACGCCGTCTTTCAGTTCCAGCAATAAGTAATCTCTTGAGTGTTTCCTTCTTGTTTACAAGTACTTTTGGTATTGCTTGTTTTGTTAAAATACTTGGCCTGTAGACTACAGGTTGTATTTGCTTTTTTCTAGTTTTTTCTGGTGACATGACGCCTCTCCGTAGTTGGGGAGTGCCGACTATCCTAGCAGGGGATGCACACCCTAGCCTCTTTTTTTTCATTTGAGGAACTAGGCTGCACCGGCCTACTCATAGGGATAGGGGCAGTTTTTTCGGAGACAGCAAGAACCGTAGCCCATGGGGGAGTCAACCAGCGGCATTAGCTTGGAAGGCTCAGGTCTTACCACTGAGGGCCCCAGCGCCGCTTTTTTATAGACTCAACCAATTCTGCTTCAGTTTGCAACTGACAAGACGTTGGTCGCAAACCTTACCCGCTTGGGTAACGGTGCAAGTGATGTCGAAGTTCAACATCAGTGCTCAGTGCAGGGAGTGATCAAAGCGGTTTCGATCACCCCAGGCGATCGGGTTTTTTGACTCTACGGGCAAGAAATCCCAACCCTTTACCGAGGGCGGTAAGTGGGCCACCTTCGGCAAGTGACGAATCTGGCGATCGCCTTTTTATAGCCGGTAAATATCAACCGCAGCCACGGCGGATCATGCTGTCGATCGCCCAGGTGCCGATCTCTAAAAGCTCTGGATCAGACAGGTCGCGTGGGGGAATGGTGAGAACGTCTTCATCACCCTTCACGATGTAGAGGCCGCGCTTCCCAGTGGCCTTGAGGCGATCGCTGGCTTCGATCACATAGCCAGCATGGCGGCCTATTTCGTGTCGCATTAGATCCAGCTCCGTGACTTCAATAGTTCGACTTCCCACCCTTCTGTGGGGTATTCAGGCCATGCCCGCTGCTGTTGCCGCTCCTGCTCCTCAAACCGGCGGGCTAATGCTGCGGTCTGGCGATCGCGTTGTTCGTCGCTCATCATGCAGCCCCCACCCATTCAGGATCAGCAATCGACCGCAGTTGCATGGCGGGCGTGAGCAGGACGCTGAGCCGGTAGACGCCGCGGCGGGAAACAGCGGGCAAGCCTTCAATGTTCAGTCCGAAAGCAGGATGATTCTTGGGCAGCACCAACAGCTCCCCAGGCCGCGCCGGATCGAGAATGCCGGTGAATGCTGCAGGCTCAGCCGGTGGTTCGCCCACTGTGGTGACGTGAGCCACAGTAAACAACAGGCGATCGCCGCTCACGGCATGGGCGGGGAATAGTGTCGCCAAAACCTCCCCTTCCTCGGGTTGATGCCGCTTCAGCCACCCGTAGACTTTGGGCCTCATCAGCGCTACGGGCAACCGCTGATCACCCAACGATAGGCAAGGTTTACGGCCCTCCCATGTCAGGCCACAAGTGACCCTCAACACCGCTTGATGCTGAGGGGAAGCAGGGGCAACAGGTGCAATTCTCTTGACGATTACGGGTCGCTCTTTAACTGTCGGCATAATTCCCGTTTGATGCTGGTTTTATTATCGCAAATATGGCAAGAGCCTGCTGTTACTAATGAACCAGTGGAGAGCTAGTGGGGACGGGATTTTGGGAGCTTAGCAAGCAGCGCTTCAGCGGTTGCCCTTATCGTTTCAGGGTCAGAGATTAAATGCTCTGAAATAATCGCCGCTAGGGTTTCTGGATCGGCGTCTGAGGGGATTGAAATAAACGGCTGCTTAGGTTTGGGTCGAAGGATTCCGGCAGCGATCGCGGCCTGACGAACCGATCGAAACTCGCCACGTTTCATCCGCTCAAGGATCTCGGGAAAGTCGCGAGCGATTCGGGCCACCTGGTACTCAATCCCAAATTTCTTGCCGCCGGTAGTCTGCTTTGCATGGCGGTTGGTGCCATGCTCAGCCAGTGAGGGCGGATTGCTGGCCAGCTCGATCACCCTCTGGGTCTGCTTATCGAATTGGTTAGGCATGGCTAGAGATAAACGTGTTGGTTTCAATCGTGGCGGGTTTAGCGGAACCTCACGCCGCTTTCTTGGTCGCTATCTTTCTCACAACGTCTTCCCATGCGTCGAGAGAGCCATCGAGCTGCTTTCGCACCATCTCTTCAAGGTTGTCGGGGACTTCGATCGCGCTCACCTTGATGCTCTTCCGGATTGCTTCGAGCTTTGTTTCCATCTCGTGATTGGCGACTGCGACTCGATAGGTTTCGGCTAAGAGTTCAGGTTTCGGAACGACCTTGCCGAGTCCTACAGATCGCAGCTTCCGGCGTATCCAGTCGATGAAATGTGCAGGCGCGAAAGCGTTCAGCTCGATTCGCTCACCATGCCAGCGGCCATCGCTGCTGTAACGCTGGCAGAGAAAAGAAACCTCCTCCTCAGTGCAGCCATGAGCCCGAAGTGTCTCAGCAGGGTCGCTCTTTGCGCTCCAGCTCACCCGTTCTGATTCGAGCCCTTCTGCGATCGCCTCTTCCAACCTCAGCCCGAGGTCGATAACGATCGGCTTGTTCCGGTACCGATAGCGATCGGTGTCGGTGCTCAAAGTGTTGAGAATTGACATTCCAGACACGTCGAAATCATGCAGGCAATAGGTCGGGATACCGTAGCCACTGAGATGATCGACTAGCTCTCTGGCTGCGGTCGTCGGTTGCCCTTTGGCCGAGAGGATTGCGATATCGAACTCTTTTGCAATTCCAGTTCTCTCGAAGAGGTCATTAAACCCTTCTTTCTCGACGAACAACGCCGCGCTATAGCGAGCATCGGGGCCGTTTGTCATC includes:
- a CDS encoding DUF433 domain-containing protein gives rise to the protein MSPEKTRKKQIQPVVYRPSILTKQAIPKVLVNKKETLKRLLIAGTERRREVCSGQLVFKGTRTPVEWIAGQMRQGASVKEIKEYYPHLSNEAVRIAHLYSQLVSPREGKVKPLILKRI
- a CDS encoding DUF5615 family PIN-like protein is translated as MKFLFDENLSPALVRQASARGYAAESAAHNGLCSKPDWLVFQSAFENDQIIVTANVEDYLFLARSAEVHPGVIIFRNGQWRVEQQLILLDSIFDYLENNLQINFINKVLEISSFSPAEWLLIDIPTP